AATTTATCCTCAAAATATAAAAAAAAGAGAAGTTTTTGGTAAAAAAATAACTTTAAAAGAGGCAAGGAAAATTTTTGGAATTGTGAATGCAGATTTAGAATATTTTTATAAAAATGAGCATATCAGTGTTTTTGATGCCATTATTTCATCTTTTAAAGAAGCTTTGGTTGTTTATAATTTTTTTAAATTCAGTGAAGAGGAAAAAGAAAAAACTTATCAAATTTGTAAAAAATTTGATCTAAATCCAAATCAAGATATAACAACTCTTTCATTGGGCGAAATTAAAAAAGTTTTGATTGCAAGGGCAGTAATTCATAATCCTAAAATTTTATGTTTGGATGAACCTACAAACGGGCTTGATATTAAAGCAAAAAAAGATTTTTGGGATTTTATTGAAACATTAAATAAAAAAATAATATTAATAACACATGATTTTTATGTAATAAATAATTTGTTTAGTAAAATTATTATGTTAAATAATGGTAAAATTTTTAAAACTGGAAATAAAAAAATACTTACAAAAGAAAACTTATCCAAACTATTTAATATTAACAAAAATCTAATAAAAGGAATATAATGGAAAGACTTTATGCCCCATGGAGGAGGGAATATCATACCAAAAAACAAGATGGCTGCGTGTTTTGTAATATTGCGAATTCCCCTGAATATGATGATGAAAACCATGTATTTTTCAGGGATAATATATGTTTTTTTGTCATGAACAGATTTCCTTATAATCCCGGACATTTTATGATAATACCAATAAGACATATCGGAGAATATGAGAATTTAACTGAATTGGAAGTAACACATCTAGCGAAAATGGCTCAGATTGGATGTAAAATTCTAAAAGATTTTGGAGCTGACGGTATAAATATGGGCTGGAATCTAGGATTTGATGCGGGAGCAGGAATTCCTGGACATATACACCTTCATTTAGTTCCAAGATTTAAAAGAGATACAAATATGATGACAACTGTTTTTGAAACAAGGGTTTACAGTGCAGATTTTGATAAAATATATGAAGAAATTAAAAAAATTTCTAAAAAATACTTTTAAGGAGAAAAAATGGATTTTTTTGAAATAGTAAAAGCAATAGAAAGCATACAACACCCGGCAATTGCTACAAGTTTAACAAATCTTGGAATACTTCAGGATATAGATATCGAAGGTGACACAGTTAAAGCCACATTTGTATGGCCGTTTGAGGGCATTCCTATAAGAGATCAAATAATTAATTCTGTAAAAAACGCTGTTGGAAATATGGGATTAAAACTGGATTATAATGAAAGAATAATGAGTGAAGATGAAAAACAGAGATTTTTAGAATTGGAAAAGAAATACTGGAGAGGAGGGCAGGCAGCCTGCGGAGTTTAAACTTTTCTTAAAAACTCCGTTTTTAAATATACCTGTCCGATTCCGTCAACCCTGCAAGATACATGTCCTGGAACGTCACACATTCTTATATTTTTAACTACAGTTCCCCTTTTTATGGTTTTACCAGCACCTTTTACATCCAAATCTTTTATAACAGTTACATTGTCTCCGGTTTTTAATTCATTTCCGTTTGCATCTAGTATTTTTTCCTCTTTTTTATTTGCAATCGCCATTTCTTCATCTGTTAGATACATCATATCTGTCAAATCGTTTCTGCCAAGTGCGCTTAATATTTTATAACTTAAAATTTTTACAGCTGGTATTTCACTCCACATTGCGTTATTTAAACAATTAAAGTGGTTTTCATCATAATTTTCTGATTCTATTTGATTTTTGCAAGTTTCGCAAAGTAAAACATATCCGTCATTATTGTCACTTTTAAAAACTTCATAGATGGATAAATTATTATCACTTTCGCAAAGCTCGCATTTATTATTGGCTCTATTAAAAATTTCTTTTTCGTTCATTTATTTCCTTTTTTGGTGGAATTATATCAAATTGCATCAAAAAATATTTTTAATAAATTTTAAAGGGCTTATTCCATAAATCTTTTTAAATTCTTTAATGAAGTGTGACTGGTCAAAAAAACCTGATTCTCCAGCAATTATTGAAAAAGGATAACCTAAGTTTTATAAATTATTATTGATTAATTTGTAGATGGTTTTATTTTAATTATAACCCTAGTTAACATAATGTATATTCTCTTAAAAATTATTTTAAAGTTCCATAAATCTTTTTGCATCTTTAAATGCACTGTTATCGTCTGTATTATTGAAATAAACATATGCTTCATTTAAAAGTTTTGATTTTATTGTTTGTAAAACATTATCTGGATATGAACCGATATATTTACCACTGAATCCGTGAAATCTTATATAATTAAAATTTGCAGTATATTCAAAAATAAAATCCTGATTAAAATCATGCCAAACCAAACAAATATTGTTTTGTTTCATTATTTCATATACTTCATATTTATACCAGCTTTTATTTCTGCATTCAATTGCGTATTTTAAATTTTTATTTAAAGAATTTATGAAATTTACAAACAGATCTTTTTCATATTTTAAACTTGGCGGAAGCTGAAATAAAACAACCCCTAGTTTTTCATCAAGAACTGAAACTATTTCTAAAAACTCTTTTAATTTATCTATATTTTTTAGTTTTGAATTATGTGTAATTATTTTATTTGCTTTGATCGATAGTTTGAAATTATTTTTAATTTTATATTTCCAGTTTTTAATTGTTGATGTTTTGGGAAATTTATAAAAAGTTGAATTTAATTCTAGTGAATTAAAAAAATTAACATAATATTCCAACCATTTGGATGTAGGTAGTTCAGGGGGATAAAACTCTCCCTGCCAGTTTCTGTAAAAATATCCGCTTGTACCTGTATAGAGCATTATTTGACCAATAAATGGACTAAATGTGGATAAAATATTAAAATTAAAAGTGTGATTACCTGAATGCTGATAAAAGGAATAATACCTATATACAAATCTTTTGTCTGAATTTTGTCTCCCGCTGCACCTTTTAAATAAAATAGACTGAATCCAAAAGGCGGTGTTAGAAATGATGTCTGTAAATTTACTGCAATTAAAAGTGCAAACCAAAGCGGGTCTATACCGAATTCCTGAACAATCGGTATTAAAATAGGAATAACAATAAATGTAATTTCAATAAAATCAACAAAAAATCCAAGTATAAAAATAACAACCATTGTAATGGCTATAAAAACATATTGATTTGAAATATCCTGGGTAAAAAACTGGGTTACCAAATCCCCTGCCCCTGATTCATTAAATACCAAAGAAAACGAAGTCGCTCCGATTAATATCATAAATATCATTGCTGTAATTTTAACTGTTTCAACACTTGCATATCTTAAAAGCTCTAAATTAAAGGTTCTATAAAAAACAGATAAAATTATCGAACCGATTGCACCTATTGCAGCAGATTCTGTCGGAGTTGCAAATCCTGCAAAAATACTTCCTAAAACCATAATAATTAGAATAGTCGGTGCTATTAAAGATTTAAGAGCTTGTATAACAATTTTTGAATATTTTTCGTCTGTTTTAATTGCTGGTGCAATTTCAGGTTTTAAAAATGCAATAATTAATACATATATAATATAAAGTCCCACAACAATGAGTCCAGGAATAATTGCAGCTTTAAATAAATCTCCAACACTTATCTGCATTACAGCACCAAGAATAATTAATACAATACTAGGGGGAATCAACTGCCCCAATGTTCCACTCGCTGCAATTACACCACTAGCAAGACGAGGGGAATAACCGTGTCTTAACATAACAGGGAGAGAAATAATTGTCATCATTACAACACTTGCACCCACTATTCCAGTAGAAGCAGCTAAAATTGCCCCAACTAAAACAATGGCAATCGCCAGCCCTCCCCTTATAGGACCAAACAGTTTACCTATTGATTCAAGCATATTTTCCGCAATTTTACTTTTTTCCAATATAAAACCCATAAAAATAAAAAGAGGAACTGCCATAAGCGTAAAGTTTTGCATTATTCCATATATTCTATACGGTAAAAGACCAAATACATCCAAACCTACATTTGGATCTATAAATGCAGCGAATATTGCACTGGCACCAAATGCAAATGCTACGGGAATTCCAAGCATTAGCAGTATGAATGCTACGATAAATAGAATTATTCCTGTCATTTTATTGAACCTCCACTTAACATAATATTTTTACTCTTCTATATACTTAAATTTATAATATGCTTTTTTAAGTTCAGCAATTGACTGAATCAAAACAATAATAAATGCCCAAATCATTGTAGATTTTATAATCCATCTGCAGCAAAGTCCCCCCGGATCGCCTGAGCGTTCATGCATTTCATAACTCATCTGCACAAAAGGGATAGCCTCCACCACTATCAGTGTGGCCAAAGGCACTACAAAAAATATAATTGTTATTATTTGAATAACCGCTTTCACTTTAGGTGAAAATTTATCATAAAAAATATCCACCCTTACATGTTTATCCCTTGCAAGAGTATATGCAATTGAAAAAAGAAATGTTATGTCAAACAAATGCCATTCAAGTTCCTGCATTGCAATACTACCGCCATGCCAAAGCTTTCTTGCAATTACATCATAACTAACTATCAGAGTCATCAAAATGAGTGTAACAACCGAAATAATCATAAAAAATTTACTGAGATTTTCCGCCAATAAATCAATTTTTGGAATAAAAGACAAAATAATTACACTTATCATTGTGGCTAATATTGTATAATCAATATAATTGCTCAAATTCGATAAAAAATCCATCATTTTTTTCTCCTTACAAATATTCAGGGAAATCGTTACTAAATAAAATCAAATCGCTGGGTTTTGTAATTTCTGATAAAACTTTTTCTAAGTTTTTTTTGTTTTTTAAAACAATTTTTTCAATAGTTATATTGCTGCAGAGTATCTTCCTGTTAGTTTCTCCGGTAATTATTGCAATATCAAAAACCTGATTTATTTTTTTAGCCAGTTTTTCATTCATCTCTTTTGTCCCCTCCAGTATTCCAGGGGTAACAATTATTTTTCTACCCTTATAATCATTAACTAATTCAAAACTTTTTAGCATCCCTTCAATATTTCCGTTAAAACTATCATCAATAATAATTTTTCCGCCGGCTTCTATTTTTTGAAGTCTGTGGGGCACACTTTCTAATTTTAGCACTTTTAATTTTAATTTTTCAATACCTTTTATAAATTCTAATGCATTAAACACGGCAAGTGTTACATTTATTACATTAAATTCACCCAAAATTGGAGCCTTAAAATGATGAATTTCACCGTCGATTTCAACATCCCATTCTATTCCGTCAAGGCTTGATTTTACATTTTTTATTTTATCTTTAATCGCAACTACTTTATCATTATCAATTTTTTCATAAGAAAATCCTTTTTTGAGTTTAGGGCTCTCAAATATTTCGTATTTTGTTTTTTTAATATTTTCTAAACTTTTAAAATATTCTATATGTTGTGGGCCTATTTTTCCTAAGATGGAATATTCATTTTCTAAAAATTTAACAATTTCCCTTATATCTCCCCTCTCCCTGGCTCCTGCTTCTGTAATATAAATTTGGGTATCTTCGGGAAGTTTTGTATTGATATCTAAAACTATGCCCTTCAAAGTGTTAACACTTCTTGGTGTTTTATAAGTTTTGAAATCTTCATTTAACAATTGATATAAAAAGTTTTTAATGGAAGTTTTTCCATAACTTGCAGTTATTGCAATAATAGTGGGGTTTATTTTATTCAACCTTTCTTTTGCTTTTTTCTTATATCCTATAAACAATGTATATTCAATAATTTCAGCAATAATCATACTCAAAATTAAAACTGTTAAAACCCCGATACCCGGATTTATTTTAAGTTTATAAATAAAAAGCAGGTTTAAAGTTTCCAAAAAACCTAAAATTAAGAAAAATCTTTTAACTCTTTTTGTAATATCCAGACCTTTTGTTCTCTTAGACCACAAAGCCAATGCAGGAATTAATCCAAAAAAGAGATAAATCCAAAAAAATTTATAAGCCACAATATATGTTACAACAGGCACTACAAAATAAATTAAATGCCAAAGAGGTTTATGAAAATGGAATATAATCCTTTTTACTTTATAGTTATACCATTGAAGGACGGTTATTAAATAATACCCCAAAATATAAGCCGTTATAAAATTCACTATCAATTGAAACATTTCAGCCCTTAATATCTTATTTCAAAATCATTAAATTTGATATCCGGAATTTGCTCATATTCAATATTCTCAACAAATGAATAAGGCGAGCCCTCTTTTAAAATTTCTATAAACTCTTTTAATCTGTTTTCGTTTTCAATATTCGTAACCGCTTCAACTTTTCCGTCGGGCAAGTTTTTGACATAACCTTTAAATCCTCTTTTTTTAGCATTCTCACTTACAAATCTTCTATACCATACCCCCTGCACTTTTCCGGAAACTAAAAACTTATAAGTCATTATTTCCCTTTTGCCATTTGGATTTTATTTATATATTGATAATCTATTACAATATCTTCCTCCAATGTCACACTATCAGCAAGCAATTCCAATTTATTTTCAAAATCATCAAACAAATAATTCGCCAGACTTCCAGGGATTGGATTAATTTCATTAAGATAAATAATACCATCCTTTTCAAAAAAATCGCATCTGATTAGAGCATTTTTAAATATTGTGTTATATATTTTTGTAAAATTTTCTTTTATTTTTAATTCTATATTTTGGTCAATATTTTTTAATGTCATATTCTTTCTACTAAAATCTAAATATTTTTTCTCGAAATCAAGATAATCTTTTTTTTCCACTTTTTCTATTTTTGAAAAAATATATTCTTCATCTGCCAAAAATCCTGCCAGATTATATTCATTGATACCTTCAATAAAAGGCTCCACTATTATCAAATCGTCAAATTCGCTTGCCACATCAAAAGCATAATTAAGTTCATCCTGATTTTTTGCAATGCTAACCCCTATACTGCTGCCAAGACGTGCAGGTTTTACAATTATTGGAAAATCAAATTTTGTTTTTGGGGAATTTATTATTTCATAATCTATAATTTCAACCCCTATTTCCCTTGCATAAGCCTTTGTTAAAACTTTATTGTAACTAATAGCACTGGCTTCGGTATTCGGAGTAATTGCCTTGATTTTAAAAAATTCTAACATCCCCGGAATTTTTCCATCTTCCCCGTCTCTTCCGTGCACTAAATTTATGGCAACATCAAAATCCACTTTTTCTTCTTTTTTCAAAAGTCCTTTTTTATAAAAAAATCCGCCCTTTTTAATTTCAAGTTTTACAGCTTTTTTGTATTCTCCGCTTGCAAAATATTTACTTTTCATATCCTCTTTTTCAATAAGATAAAAATCCCTGTATTTATCAATAAAAAGGAATTTTAAATTGTTCTTTTTAATTTTATCTTTTAGTGTTATTGCACTAACTATTGAAATTTCATGTTCGAAACTGCTGCCGCCAAATAAAACTAAAAAAGTCATTTTACTCCTTTGCTAAGTCTTTTTAAAGCCTCTTTTATTATCTCTTCAACACTTCCATTAAGTCCGCTTAAAGCAGTTAAAATATCTTTTTTATTAAATCCCAAATTTTCAAGTGCTATAAGTGCTTGAGATTTGTTTGAATCAATATTCTCAATTTCAAATTCACTCATTTCCATAAGGATTCTTTTTGCGCTTTTAGGACCGATTCCAGGCACTTTTTTAAGTGCATCAATATTTTTAGTTGAAATTATATCCATAAAACTTTCAGGTGTATATGTTGAACATATTGCCAAAGCTACCTTCGGCCCGACCCCGTTTAATTTTATTAAATTATCAAATAGTTTTTTTTCATTTTTATTTAAAAAACCGTATAAAGTATATTCATTTTCCTTAATTATTTCGGTTATATAATAAATTCCGTCTTTTGCCATTGAATAAGTCATCATACTTACATTAATCTCATATATTACTCCATTTACATCTAATAAAATTTTTCCATTTTCTTTTTCAAAAACATTACCCTTTAGAGCTGCTATCATTATTGTCCTTTATACGAATTTTTACAATTTTATACGCATCTCCAAAATCCTTGAGTTTAAATCCGCAAGCTCCTTCATTCCCTTTGGTGTCATAAGTTAATTTAATTGGCGGTTCGATTAAGTCAAATTCTATTCTGTTATAAGATGTCCAGGGAGAAAATGAAATAATTTTTGCTAGAAGCACTATATTTTGGAATTTATCGATAGTTTCTTCTAATTCATTTATTTCCCTTTTTAATTCTTCGATTTTTTCTTTGATTTCAAGTGTTTTTTCTTTAAAAAGTTGATATTCTTTAATTTTTTTTATGATAGTTGGAGAAGTGTTAATTCCTTTAGATTTGTTTTCTAAATACAATTTCTTAAGTTCATTTATAGAATTTTTATTTTCTTTTAAAATTTTTACTTTTTTATTGTATTCCTCAACATTTATTCTTAATTCCCTTTTTATTTCTTCTAATTTTTTTTGAAACTTTTCTATATCAGTTTCGCCCAGCACTTTTGCAGGTGCTATGGCTAATTTATTTTCGCTTCCCTTAATTTCATGTATTTTTATCTCTTCCAACGCATAACACGTTAAATGTGAACCTAAAAGTTCTATTTCAACATTTTTTGCATAAATTTCACCTCCGATAACCTGAGAAATTATTACTTTATTTGCTTTTACTATACCACCCTCTAATCTTGTTATTTTCAGTTCATCAGCTTCTATATATCCCTTATGTATATTAATTTCAGCTTTTTTGGCATATATTTTACTTTTTTTATGGGTTTGTCCCATTATTTGCAGATTTTTTGCTTTAATTTTTGCTGAATTACCCACATTCCCTCTTACAATTAAAGTTGTGGTTTCAACAATTGTATTATCACCTATCGCTTCTTTTAAAGCATCTGATTCTTTTACATCAATTTTAATATCATTCTCTTCAGCACCTTCTACATTTCCTGTTTTGATATTTATCTGTTTTATTTCAATTTCATCTTTAATAGTGTAAATATCATTTTCTTGATATAAATAACCGTTTTTTAATGCAATAAAAACAATCTTTTCATCATTCTCTTCTTTTTTTATCGTTTTTTTATCAAAACCGATATTCGGAATTTCAAAATCTTTAACTTTTTCTACAAGAATGATTTTACCTTTGCAATTTCTTCCGTTTTTACCCGGTTTTGGCTTTTTTATCTCTATTAAGATTTCATCTTTTTTTACTGGATAAATCAATTCCTTTTTTATCGAAGTTTCATTTCTTTTATAATGGTAAATTATTTCACCTTGGATGGTAGGGATTTCATCAAGCCCTTTACATAATAAAATTTCCTCTTCTTTTTCCAATGAACCGATAATTCTTAACTTTGCAGCAATTTTCTCAACAGACATATTCATTTCTTCATCAAATAAATCAATTAAAAGTCCGCTTTTTACTTTCTTTTTGTTTAATTCATTTTTTAATTTACTAAAATCCACATTGATCAATAAAGATTTGGGTGAAATAATAAATTTCGCCTCAGTGAATTTATTATTTATTTCCATATCTCCTATTAATTCAAAATCGTTAATTTCATATTGTTTTATTTCAATTTCATAAACCTGTTTTATTTCATTTTTCTCATTTCTTAAAAATGTTTCATCCCTTAAAAAAATTTTAGATTCATCATCGACTTCAACAAACTCAGGATCATGTTCCGTTTTGATAAATGTTTTAATATTTAAAATATCAAAATCTAAAGAGGAAAGGGGTATATTATAATCTTTTGAAACTTTTAAAAGAATGTTGTTGACATTTTCTACCCTAACAATAAGAGGTAAAGCTTCTGTATTTTTTTTATTTTTTTCTTTCTTTTCTTTTTTTAAAAAATCAAAAAGCCCCATAATTGACCTTTTTTGATATAATGGCATTTATGATAAAAGCAATAATAATCAATTTTTTAGGAATATTCAATTCAAGAATACTGGGCTTTATAAGGGATTTGTTAAACGCTTCTATACTGGGGGCCAATATATATTCTGATATTTTTTTTGTTGCTTTCAAATTTCCTAACCTTTTTAGACGAATTTTTGCGGAAGGGGCTTTTACACAAAGTTTTCTTCCAAGTTTAGCTAAATCAAAAGAAAAAGCTCGTTTTGCTTTTTTAATATTCTTTAAATTTTTTATTATTATACTTATTTTAAGCTTAATTGTCACGATTTTTAGGGATTTTATTACCGATATTTTAGCATATGGATTTGATAAGACAGCCAAAAAAATAGCTTCACCTCTTATAGCAATCAATTTCTGGTATTTAGATTTAATATTTATAGTAACATTTCTTGCAAGCCTGCTTCAATACAAAAACCATTTTGCAGTAACTGCCTTTTCAACAGCCCTACTAAACATTTCTTTAATTTCTGCCTTATTAATATCAAAAAATTTTACAAAAGAAAAAATTATATGGTATTTAAGTTTCGCAGTAATTATTGGGGGAATAGCCCAGGTAATTGCACACCTGATAGTTGCAAAAAAGAAAAAAATATTAAAATTATTATACGTTGGCTATAAAAAGAAAGTTAAAGTTGATACAAATGAATTTAACAAGCATTTCCTACCTTCAGTCTTTGGTAATTCCACAGCACACATCTCAGCATTTCTTGATACCTGGCTTGCCACTTTTTTGATAGCTGGAAGTATAAGCTATCTTTATTATGCGAATAGACTTTTTCAGCTTCCGTTTGCACTTTTTGTAATAGCGACTTCAACTGTATTTTTCCCAAAAATCACAAAACTTTTACATTCAGACAAAGAAAAAGAAGCCATGGAAATGATGAAAAAAATATTTTGGATACTTTTATATCTTCTTATTTTAGCTACAATCGTCGGAATTGCCGATTCCAAAGAAATAGTCAAAGTCCTGTTCGAAAGAGGCGCATTTACCCATAATGATACAATAATGACCTCTAATGTTTTAACAATGTATCTAATAGGTTTAATTCCTTATGGCATAAGCAAACTGTTTTCAAGTTATCTATATGCGACACACAGACATTTAAAAGCGGCAAAATTTTCAGCAATAGCACTCGGAGGTAATATAGTTTTTTCAATAATACTTATTTTTCCCCTTAAAGTTTACGGACTGGCTCTATCAAGCAGTATTGCAGGCATAATTATGCTGTTTTTATATATAAAAGAACTCTCTTTTAAACTGTTTTTTAGTTTTTTTGAAAAGAAATATCTCTTTTATTTGATATTATGTATAACTATAAGTATAATTGCTGCTATAATTTTTAAAAAATTTCTTTTACTATTTTAAAGGAGAAAAATGAAAATATATGATTCACATTTAAAAGAAAAAGTCGAATTTAAACCAGTTAAAAATAAGGAAGTCAGAATTTATGTATGCGGTCCTACTGTTTATGATGATGCACATTTGGGCCATGCCAGAAGTTCTATCAGCTTTGATTTACTAAGAAGGACGCTTATTGCTCTTGGATATAAAGTAACTTTTGTTAAAAATTTTACAGATATAGATGATAAAATTATCAACAAAATGAATGCTACCGGAAAAAGTTTAAAAGAAATTACAGACCATTATATAAATTCTTATCTCAAAGATATGGAAGCGCTTAATATAAAAAGGGCCGATATAGAACCAAAAGCTACTGAAACTCTTGAAGAAATGTTTGAACTAATAAATAAACTTATTGAAAACGGATGCACCTATACCTTGCCAAACGGAGATATTTACTTTGACACTTCAAAAGATCCAGAGTACTGCACTCTTTCAAATAAATGCCAAGACGATGAGAATGTTCACAGGGTTGATACTGAAGGTAAAAAAAATCCAAGGGATTTTGCCTTGTGGAAAGCTTGCAAAGGCGAAGGTGATGTATGTTTTGATTCGCCTTTCGGAAGCGGAAGACCCGGCTGGCATTTGGAATGCTCAGCTATGATCAAAAAACATATAGCCTACCCTGATACTGAATATCAGATAGATATACACGGAGGCGGGGCAGATCTGTTTTTTCCACATCATGAAAACGAAGAGGCTCAAACTTGGTGTGCATATAAACAACACCTGGCAAAACACTGGATGCACAACGGATTTGTAACAATAAACGGTGAAAAAATGAGTAAATCTTTAGGAAACAGTTTTTTTGTAAAAGATGCCTTAAAACATTATCCCGGAGAAGTTTTAAGATTTTATTTAATGGGTACACATTATAGGGCTCCGCTTAATTTCAGTGAAGAAGATTTAATTGCAAGTAAAAAAAGGCTTGATAAATTATACAGACTAAAAAAAAGAGTTTATGGAATTACCAAAAAACAGCCCGACATTGATTTTGAAAAAAAACTGCTTGAAGCTATGAGCGATGATTTAAATATTTCAAAAGCATTAGCAGTTGTAGACGAATTTGTAAAAGACGCAAATGAAGGACTTGATAAAAATCCTAAAGACAAAGTCTTAAAACAAAAAATAGCAAGCAATATTGAATTTATTGACAAACTTCTTGGAGTCGGCGGAAGTGATGCTTATGAATATTTCCAAAGCGGAATCGATGAAAAAACTAAACAAAAAATAAATGAATTAATAGAAAAAAGAAATGAAGCAAAAAAAGAAAAAAATTATGAATTAGCGGATAAAATAAGGGAAGAGTTAAAGAAAATGGGAATTCAGATTCAAGACACCCCAAACGGTACAGTATGGGAAAAAATTTAAAGGACTAACATGGATATATTTAAAGCAATAAAACCACTTATCTACAAAACTGACCCCGAATTCGCCCACAATGCGGTAGAAACTATATTTAGGACTGCCAGAAGATGTCCTTTCTTTTTTAATCCTTTAATTAAAAAAAACTTTATTGACGATCCTATTTTAAATCAAAAAATATGGGACTTAGAATTCAAAAACCCTGTAGGCGTTGCCGCGGGATTTGATAAAAACGCCACTATGATAAGTGCCTGGCCTGCATTAGGATTCGGATGGGGCGAAATCGGTGCTGTAACTCCTAAACCACAGCCCGGAAATGAAAAACCGAGGGCCTGGAGACATGTCGAACAAGAAGCTGTACAAAATGCATACGGTTTTAATAATGAGGGAGTTAAAGTAATAAAAGAAAGATTATCAAAAATATATCCTTTTATTTTACCGATTGCAGCAAATATAGGTAAAAATAAAACCACCCCGGAAGAAAGGGCAATTGAAGATTATAAAATTCTGGTAAAAGAGCTTAAAGATGTAGTCGATTTTTTTGTGATTAATATTTCTTCACCCAATACACCAAATTTAAGAAATTTATTAAACGAAGAATTTATAGATAATCTATTTAAAGAATTAAAACCTATTACAAAAAAACCTATTCTTATTAAATTTTCCCCAGATATGGATGATACAGATATTATTAATCTTTCAAATATAAGCGTAGAAGCCGGGGCTGACGGAATAATA
This genomic stretch from Lebetimonas natsushimae harbors:
- a CDS encoding quinone-dependent dihydroorotate dehydrogenase; amino-acid sequence: MDIFKAIKPLIYKTDPEFAHNAVETIFRTARRCPFFFNPLIKKNFIDDPILNQKIWDLEFKNPVGVAAGFDKNATMISAWPALGFGWGEIGAVTPKPQPGNEKPRAWRHVEQEAVQNAYGFNNEGVKVIKERLSKIYPFILPIAANIGKNKTTPEERAIEDYKILVKELKDVVDFFVINISSPNTPNLRNLLNEEFIDNLFKELKPITKKPILIKFSPDMDDTDIINLSNISVEAGADGIIATNTTVNYDIINSPIKRGGISGKPLAARSFEVLRIIAGEVFGKVPLISVGGIDSAEEAYKRIRMGASLIQIYTAIIYKGPGIVREINKGLIELLQKDGFNHINEAIGVDIPKKLKG